One Oncorhynchus keta strain PuntledgeMale-10-30-2019 chromosome 22, Oket_V2, whole genome shotgun sequence DNA window includes the following coding sequences:
- the LOC118400902 gene encoding transcription initiation factor TFIID subunit 3-like, with protein MCESYARSLLRVSVAQICQALGWDAVQLTACDLLSDVLHRYIQQLARGCHRYSELYGRTDPVLEDVGQAFRLLGVSLSELEDYVHNLEPVGFSQQTPLFPLSKNNMLQFPQPGVGVRGDAEERREYIPDYMPPLVSLQEEEEEEEALADMGTSAEAMQVPLDDTDEDMDDDEVVNDENHPVKRHLDSPDAAMGMMPTSKRPRMHPGFSPDWSMEPREPLTSLNPQRVPPGMMASHSHDSMGSMSLSPETPGPPTLFRPQPVTPGRHSDHKSHGGQGRKGPKGSSPGRPRTKSPKGVNAGGAMSGSPIRSPKSSKERKKSPGRTKSPKSPKSPKMGSGVKSGSHSQGKAEAQALALQRLPLSALSERMGKENIHVRQSLEECELAGFVSDKLCEPGGDNADIDDSIDAVIARACAEREPDPFAFSSGSESESDGFSSPRRLTIMEPGGTPKLSLGANSLGKDTSTPLQLNADGGPGNWTMDDSINEVLRKVNQGGPNAGHPQGESYLSSASASPPTPEPLLKMYEEKNKLVSSADIKKKLKKELKTKMKKKEKGEKPKDKERDKDKGKMKEKNKDKNRDKSKDSFSKEAKMPWKDFGNKDDDLREHFLGQRPGFGGPEGSMIKIKSRDGGDGSGKKEKDKHKDKKKDKEKSKKGKDKRDKGKDRQKISSLTPFGLSDMPALFSPSTCLRIPSMLPPLPPILQEKDVKSKEKDKKKDKKEKKKKKDKDKEKEKEKEREKSKEKEREKEEKRKEKEKDKEKREKEKEKEKERIRLEKVRVETPVAVPSPVIPRLTLRVGAGQDKIVISKVVPNSEPPLPPPKMPAPKITATKSGPGSRLQPPPPPPLLSPVVPSLLSPASILSSSKLPVRSVITETVRTYVIRDELGNQIWICPGCNKPDDGSPMIGCDDCDDWYHWPCVGMVSAPPEDQQWFCVKCAGKKKDKKHKKRKHKVH; from the exons ATGTGCGAGAGCTATGCTCGCTCGCTGCTGCGTGTGTCGGTGGCGCAGATCTGCCAGGCGCTGGGCTGGGATGCAGTGCAGCTCACAGCCTGCGACCTGCTCTCCGATGTTCTTCACAGATATATCCAGCAGTTAGCCAGGGGTTGTCATCGATACTCGGAGCTAT ATGGGCGAACAGACCCAGTACTGGAGGACGTGGGCCAGGCCTTCAGACTGCTGGGTGTGAGCCTGTCTGAGCTGGAGGACTATGTCCATAACCTGGAGCCTGTGGGGTTCTCCCAGCAGacacctctcttccccctcagcAAAAATAACATGCTGCAGTTCCCTCAGCCTGGAGTGGGGGTACGGGGGGATGCCGAGGAGAGGAGGGAATACATTCCAGATTATATGCCACCCTTGGTCTCTTTGCAAGAAG aagaggaggaggaggaagcccTGGCTGACATGGGCACCTCTGCCGAGGCCATGCAGGTCCCGCTGGACGATACAGACGAGGACATGGATGACGACGAGGTGGTGAACGATGAGAACCACCCTGTGAAGAGACACCTGGACAGCCCCGACGCCGCCATGGGTATGATGCCCACCTCCAAGAGGCCTCGCATGCACCCCGGCTTCAGCCCCGACTGGAGCATGGAGCCCAGGGAGCCCCTCACCTCCCTCAACCCTCAGCGTGTCCCTCCAGGCATGATGGCCTCCCATTCCCACGACAGCATGGGTTCAATGTCTCTGTCCCCAGAGACACCTGGGCCTCCGACATTGTTCAGACCCCAGCCGGTGACCCCAGGGAGACACTCTGATCATAAGTCTCATGGCGGTCAAGGCCGCAAAGGGCCCAAAGGCTCATCCCCTGGTAGGCCACGGACTAAGTCCCCAAAAGGGGTCAATGCTGGTGGGGCTATGTCAGGCAGCCCCATCCGCTCGCCCAAATCTTCCAAGGAGCGGAAAAAGTCCCCGGGTCGGACCAAGAGCCCTAAAAGTCCCAAAAGCCCCAAGATGGGTTCTGGAGTCAAATCTGGTTCTCACTCCCAGGGGAAAGCAGAGGCTCAGGCCCTGGCCCTACAGAGACTTCCCTTGTCGGCCCTCAGCGAGAGGATGGGGAAGGAAAACATCCACGTGCGGCAAAGCCTGGAGGAATGCGAGCTGGCAGGTTTCGTCTCTGATAAACTCTGCGAACCTGGCGGCGACAACGCTGATATTGACGATTCTATCGACGCTGTGATTGCCAGGGCATGCGCTGAGCGAGAGCCTGACCCGTTTGCCTTCTCATCAGGCTCCGAGTCGGAGAGTGATGGCTTCTCCTCTCCACGGAGGCTTACTATCATGGAGCCAGGCGGAACGCCTAAGCTCTCACTGGGTGCCAACAGCCTGGGTAAAGACACTTCTACGCCGCTTCAACTCAATGCAGACGGTGGCCCCGGGAACTGGACCATGGACGACTCCATCAATGAGGTCCTACGTAAAGTAAACCAGGGTGGTCCCAATGCCGGACACCCCCAAGGTGAATCATACCTGTCCTCAGCATCCGCCTCGCCCCCGACCCCTGAGCCCCTCCTGAAGATGTACGAGGAGAAGAACAAGCTTGTCTCCTCGGCTGACATCAAGAAGAAACTCAAGAAGGAGCTGAAGACAAAGATGAAgaagaaggagaaaggagagaagccAAAAGATAAAGAGAGGGATAAGGACAAGGGGAAGATGAAAGAGAAGAACAAGGATAAGAACAGGGATAAGAGCAAAGATTCTTTCTCCAAGGAGGCCAAGATGCCGTGGAAGGACTTCGGTAACAAGGACGATGACCTCAGGGAACACTTCCTGGGTCAGAGGCCAGGGTTTGGCGGACCAGAGGGCTCCATGATCAAGATCAAGTCGCGAGATGGAGGGGATGGCAGTGGTAAGAAGGAGAaggacaaacacaaagacaaaaaAAAGGACAAGGAGAAGAGCAAGAAGGGCAAAGACAAGCGGGACAAGGGTAAGGACCGGCAGAAGATATCCTCCCTCACCCCGTTTGGTTTGAGTGACATGCCTGCCCTGTTCAGCCCATCGACGTGTCTCCGCATCCCCTCCATGCTGCCGCCTCTACCGCCTATCCTCCAGGAAAAGGATGTGAAGAGCAAGGAGAAGGACAAGAAGAAAGacaagaaggagaagaagaagaagaaagataaagacaaggagaaggagaaggaaaaggagagggaaaagtccaaggagaaggagagggagaaagaggagaagaggaaagagaaggagaaagacaaGGAAAAacgggagaaggagaaagagaaggaaaaagAGAGGATTAGGCTGGAGAAG GTGAGGGTGGAGACTCCAGTTGCTGTCCCATCACCAGTCATCCCCAGGCTTACCCTAAGGGTTGGGGCTGGCCAGGACAAAAT AGTTATCAGTAAGGTGGTTCCCAATTCCGAGCCACCGCTGCCGCCACCCAAGATGCCAGCACCCAAGATCACCGCCACTAAATCAGGACCTGGCAGTCGCCttcagcccccaccacctccaccactatTGTCTCCAGTTGTACCCTCGTTGCTCTCCCCTGCCTCCATTCTGTCCTCCAGCAAACTGCCTGTACGCAGTGTGATCACTGAAACTGTCAGAACATACGTG ATTCGTGATGAGTTGGGGAACCAGATCTGGATCTGTCCTGGTTGCAACAAGCCTGATGACGGCAGTCCCATGATCGGCTGTGATGACTGCGATGACTGGTACCATTG GCCATGTGTTGGGATGGTCTCGGCCCCTCCCGaggaccagcagtggttctgtgtGAAGTGTGCTGGCAAGAAGAAGGACAAAAAACACAAGAAGCGAAAACACAAAGTGCATTGA